In Strigops habroptila isolate Jane chromosome 2, bStrHab1.2.pri, whole genome shotgun sequence, one genomic interval encodes:
- the ING1 gene encoding inhibitor of growth protein 1 isoform X2: MLHCIQRALIRSQELGDEKIQIVSQMVELVENRTRQVDSHVELFETCQETNDTTGNSGKASQDKSKNETIAQAEKPNNKRSRRQRNNENRENASNNHDHDDITSGTPKEKKAKTSKKKKRSKAKAEREASPPDLPIDPNEPTYCLCNQVSYGEMIGCDNDECPIEWFHFSCVGLNHKPKGKWYCPKCRGENEKTMDKALEKSKKERAYNR; encoded by the coding sequence ATGTTGCACTGCATCCAGAGAGCCTTGATTCGGAGTCAGGAACTAGGGGATGAAAAGATCCAAATCGTCAGTCAGATGGTGGAGCTCGTTGAGAACAGAACGAGGCAAGTGGACAGCCACGTGGAACTGTTTGAGACCTGTCAAGAGACTAATGACACCACTGGAAACAGTGGGAAAGCCAGCCAAGATAAGTCAAAGAACGAGACAATCGCGCAGGCTGAAAAGCCCAACAACAAGAGGTCGAGGAGGCAAAGGAACAACGAGAATCGAGAAAATGCCTCAAATAATCATGATCATGATGACATCACCTCAGGAACtccaaaggagaagaaagcaaagacgTCCAAGAAGAAGAAACGATCTAAGGCAAAAGCAGAGAGGGAAGCTTCTCCCCCTGACCTTCCTATTGACCCTAACGAGCCAACATACTGCTTGTGCAACCAAGTCTCCTATGGAGAAATGATAGGATGTGATAATGATGAGTGCCCCATCGAGTGGTTTCACTTTTCCTGTGTGGGACTCAATCATAAACCAAAGGGCAAATGGTACTGCCCCAAATGTAGAGGAGAAAACGAGAAAACTATGGACAAGGCATTGGAGAAGTCTAAAAAAGAAAGGGCCTACAACAGGTAG